caccacttaaaattaaaatacttctTTTCCTGACCACATGCATACTCTTGTGTACTAAAGCCTTTTGTTCAGAATAAATATTCTGTATTCCATCACCCAATTGTATATGAagttaatacaataaaaacttattaaaaaatattttataaagatagtAATAGGAAGTTATTTCAACACATATTGATTTAAAGGTTAAAACTCTTTCGCACTGCTAAATTTTCGTATGGCTCTAAGTGCgtattttactaacaaatataattaacaaaCGTCTTGAGACTGAGTTTCAGACTCAAGCGCAAAAAACTGACACCATGAAAGAAACCCCAATCGCATTGTATGATTACAAAATATTGGATGTTTTTACACttcataaaaaagttgtttcgCATGGATTATgctgatgttttttatttatcaatatttcaaagaaaactaattttatagcaaatatatactttaatgattGTGTCAGTACTCAACTACATTTTTTGCTGTGGAATATTTTTTGGTATGGAATATTGACCATGTTTTTAACGTATTCTttgagatattttatttaaaaacatatttaattttaaattacttttaatgtGAAATGTTAAGATGTGTTAAAATTAAGATgcagatttgacttgagtattttcgtgatattggggcctgtatttgaatgttttaaaatatcgaatgaaaaaacttattttgaCAAATGACGTGTACCTGACTATAGAGCAGACTGACTggaacatattttaatgttgttgttccTTGAATAGCTTTTTTACAAGAACGTAACATGCTTGCTATCACAAACAAGGCTCaagaagttaaagttttatcgGACCTAGTTTATGTCAATAAAGACGTAATGTTTGAAAGAATACATTTAGAGTGGCCAACTTTTGCTCGCTATATTATTTCTTGCAATTATATGAGTCTATTTGACCGTGTTTTTTATAATTCCTATGCAAATAGGAACCTTTTAATCCGCCAGATAAGTCCTTGCATGCAATTTTTGTACCAAAGGAGAGGAACGCAtcctattaaacaaatataaatatcatatccTAAGAGAGAATTCAACAAAGATCCTAGTCGTTTTGGGTCGTTTTTCATTAGTCATATGAgtcctttttattttcatctataGGGAacatatgtgtgtgttttagcCCGCATTCAAATATACACAAAGGTAAGGAGGAAATGAAACTTCTGCATAATGTCGAGAAAAAAAAAAGGGCCTTCATTActcaaatgttcaaataaacGTTAATATCATTTCATATATGTTGCATTTTATACGTTTCTTTCGTTTGTTTAATTTAGCATCACCATTTGTCGCAATGTTTCACATTTTGACCGTTCAGATTTTCTGCTTGGATCAAATCAAATCCTGTGATTTTCAAAAAGTGTCTGCATACATTTCTGAACAAAATACGAAAGcgacaaaaacataattatatttaataaagggTTGATTTGTGTTGGCTATGACTTTTGATTGCCTAAATGAGATAGAAATGCTTAAGCTTTTGAACAATTATCTAGTTCTCTTTAGTATTCATCGACCAAAAGGCATggtcaaacatataatattctTGAGTTACGAGTAATAAATAACTACTTAAATATTGTGTGAAACGAGTACATATCACTTATTTAATCAAATGGTTTAAGGAAACACACTTTCACttattaaatattccaactgtgaATTGAAACCTCCAAACAACAGCCTCAGATAAACAATGAGGGTTTTTTAGACATATTAGTTTACTCAAAATCATATGCATATGTTGTTATGAACGGTATAAATGATTTCTTTGCACAACATATCATTCGTTTCTAAGTTATTCACAACCGAAACTCGCAATGTCGAAGTTATCCCGAGTTTCTCCTTTGGCGAACTTTTCGAATGTATTGGGTTTCAAAGTTTAGAAACAagtgtatttcggttatatcgagcTTTTTTATCTCGAAGTATTCCCCGAGGTCCCAACGATTTCGCCATAACGagttttaaaaacatgacaaagttTGTCTTTATTGTGAgcatattgcaaaaaatgtgtcATAAACACTTGTACGTCATAGAATGAACTGAACgatgctttttttaaatcttattatcgGTGTATGGGTTCGTCGGGTTAATTTTCATTATGTAAAAAGAGAACTGTTTATTCTATAAAACTTGAATATTGAAaggcaaaaataacaaaacttctTATTTTTAACCCAAGGACATTTCTtgcgttttttttatatgttttaagaatttaccatttttaactACTTTAAAACTTATTATGCGCAAGTTTACATTCACTTTCGTATGTTACTATATCATGGATTTTGATctgcaaatatataataaaacatgttgaaataTTATCCAAGCctttcaaagctgcactctcacaggttgaacgttttgacaacttttttttatttttttgtcttgaaactaGCCAATTTTGCGAAactgcatggaaaccagttatataagactgctgacaaaaaattagatcacagatttttatatttaagttcaaaaaatgatgttttatgcaattttcttaaactattaaacattaattttcgaacggaaatgggaaaatctgcgatctgatcttttgtcagcaatcttttatcattggtttgcagatatttacgcaaaactttgctctttccaagacaaaaaataaaaagatgtcaaaacgttcaatatgtgagagtgcagctttaaattgtaATTAAGAAACAATTCGGGGTGGTTACATGCATGCATGGATAAACACCTGCAACTCTTAATTCTACGATACACTCCGCTTCTATTGGATCGTCTGTTTATTTAGCTATGTGgttgtttttacaataatgcTGATAACAGCCATGttcgttattttttggtttgtttcGTTACATTATGTTACCTTTATGCTGATTAATTATATACTACGATATGgattatcattttatgttatgctttgtttttcattttcatacttttatgCCTTGTTTTGCTAGTCTTTTATGCCTTGTTTTGCTAGTCTTTTATGCCTTGTTTTGCTAGTCTTTTATGCCTTGTTTTGCTAGTCTTTTATGCCTTGTTTTGCTAGTCTGTTATGCCTTGTTTTGCTAGTCTTTTATGCCTTGTTTTGCTAGTCTTTTATGCCTTGTTTTGCTAGTCTTTTATGCCTTGTTTTGCTAGTCTTTTATGCCTTGTTTTGCTAGTCTTTTATGCCTTGTTTTGCTAGTCTTTTATGCCTTGTTTTGCTAGTCTTTTATGCCTTGTTTTGCTAGTCTTTTATGCCTTGTTTTGCTAGTCTTTTATGCCTTGTTTTGCTAGTCTTTTATGCCTTGTTTTGCTAGTCTGTTATGCCGCTGATTTGCttatacatttacattaaatCTATTTATTGGGCATTCAtggtttgtttgtatttatgtttgtgGTGCTAATTTGTTTGTGCCTATagtttattgtttgtatttatgtttgtgGTGCTAATTTGTTTGTGCCTATAGTTTATTGTCGTTGGGCCCTTGTCTTGTGTcccataaacatgttttttaatattcgactactgggcttgtcccagtATTTCCATAGTCTTATTgttacttcatttcattgaaaaacaaataggTATAAGACCATTATATATCACATTGCACCCGATATAAAGATAGATGTTCTACCATAAAGAAATTTATGTCGAAaacacattgattttgtgtcttATACACTGAACAATTTATGACATGTTTTGTgcagttttgtgctgttgttccatgtttcttgtttgtgattgttgtttttatgttctatatctttggcgtttacctgGTGCTTTTAAacaaggtttatgtttaaacttttggttactgagcttgttgctgtagttgttcatataaatatgaatatgctGGAAGTGCGACAAGAcattatcaaagaaaacaatggCGAGATTTCTATTTGTAAAGACGCATTTTTGACAATGTGAAACACGCATCTAAGGGAACaagcttattttattacttcGCCTGAACACACACTTATATTTCCCAATGGATTACctttaaatgcattaacaatTACATTATTGTCAAGCATTACGGTATAAGAAACAGTTTAGTGAATATGTCTTTCATTTTAGCTTGAAAAAGTGCGAAACTACTTTCgaaatttaaatgtatgatttttttgtttaaattcgaAGAGTTTGCGGGATTCTTTTGTGAACCGaatatttacttatataataACTTGAATTAATGCAAACTACTCTattgttttatagatatgtacatttttgtttggatttcattaaaaactatGTAAGTAtgagaataaatatataaccaaaAAAGCGTTGCTAAGAGACAGTATAAATTGTATCTTTTTGCCagaataaatgtaataaataattgtttattataccGTGCCTTTGTAGAAACACAGAATATcgattaaataaaacatttatcagtgacctaaaacacaaaattgaatgttttaaatgctttattattttgttcaaaacatcTTGGACTAGTTGTCTAATCAACGTTTTGGCTGATTTAATCACCGTTCGATACGCTCGTTTatcattgatataattattaaatacatatttgttaatctagatttttaacaaagataacataGCGTGTCATGCCTCCCTTTCGCTCTGTTTCGTGCATAAAATCCACACTCGAACACACATCCTTTGTGCTCTGTTTTGATGTATGTTTTTAAGTGGTGTTaacatgtttgtgtctctagttcattgtcttTTGGCCAGTTGCCTTGTGTCTCTCACCAGGGCTTTTTCTCAATTTAAACAACTTAAACCATTGTGATTGTTTGTATGACAGAAAATTTCACGTTCTGGcgtatttttattgcatattatataaGATGCAAAAATACAGCTACGGCAGGTCCTTGAATTAACACTTGTATAATAGAAGCTGTCCCGCTTTCTTTCTATAACCCAATTAAGACAATTCTCTCATTTCAGATCAGATGGTTGCCTTGTCAGTATCAAAACAGTCTCATTTCTACACTTCGAAGTCAAAATCTCAATATCGGCGATGAACACTTGTCAATTGTCGTAGATATTCAACGAAGCAAtaacatcaatgaaataacCGGAAAGCAATATCCATTTAATGGAAAGAATTGACATCATTGTCTGAAACAACATAGGTAGGTATTAAATGAAGTAGATTAAGGGAACCTAAATATAACGAGAAACATACTTgacactgttttttttatttacattacatATGGTCTTGATTATCCATGACATTTCCTTAGGGGAACGTCTTAGTAGAAACATAATCACCGTTGAGTTATTTGTAGAGACAATTTACgctggaaaacaacaacaattgatTGTCTTAAAGGAAGAATATTTGTTGACAACAAAATGGACAATAATTGTTCTAATAAGCTTTTATCACTGCATAGTCCAAGGTCATTTAATGCAGCTGATACATTTGACTTCAATGGCTATAACGTAAGCAAGAGTGACAATTCAACAATGGAAATCCAGCAATCTGATTCGTTCAGCTTGTATATAACCAGACGTGTTGTCCAGTCATATCTAGTGCCTATAGTCGTCACGTTTGGGATTATTGGCAACATATTCAACATTATCGTGCTAGTCAACCCAAAGATGAGAACGTCAACAAACATGTATCTGATGTCGCTTGCAGTGTGCGATTCCCTGtaccttttgttttgtttgacgCTGTCATTCTTACACTGCTCAAACACTGACCTTTCTGAAGAGGCTTTCATGTACATACCTAATGCTAAAGTGCTCTCAGATCTGTTCAGTAACACCGCCGTTTGGCTTACGGTTTGTTTTACCCTAGAGCGTTTCATCGCCGTTCGATTACCAATGCGCGGGAAAGCGTGGTGTACAGTCAGCAAGGCCAAGGTTGCAATTCTGATGACGTTCATTGTTTGTGCAGTGAACACATTGCCGGAattctttgaaacaaaaattgttgaaattccTGGAAACGATTCTTCCCACTACATATGCGAAACCACGGATTTTGCTGAAACATACAGCTATCACATTGGCTATTACTGGTGGTTTGTTGCTATTTTCACATTCGCGCCTCTGGTGTTGTTGGCCGTGTTTAATAGTCTTTTGATAAAATCCGTCTGGCAGGCTAACCGGAATCGCCAGCTCCTGTCACAGACAAGAGTTACCGGAGAGGCTAACAAAGCGAATAAGGAACAACATAGGGTCACGGTAATGCTCATTTCCGTGGTGCTTATTTTTCTTGTGTGTCAAACGCCTCAAGCGCTTTTGCTAGTATACTGGTCATACGTTCAAGCTAATGAATTACCATACCATAGTGACATGGTCAAAATTGCGGGTAATGTTTGTAACCTCTTAGTACAAATCAATGCTTCAGTTAACCTTTTCTTGTATTCGTACTTTAGTAGTAAATTCAGGAAAACATTTAAGAACGTAATGTGCATATGCAGAGGATATGATGAAAAGTGTTGCGTACACCGACCACTTCACCACACGTTGAGAGGGAACTCTGCTTCTAGACAATCCATGACGTCGCTAACGCTTATGTCGTCATCGTCAATTAGGTCACACAGACGAGAAAAACATTCAACTAGAAGAGAAATTGTCTATAAGATGGAGAAATTGTAGCAGTGCAATTCTGTTTTATAGACTTCGGCGATCGCGAACATCTATATGTTAATGTCAAGTCTTCATATTGTACATACAAGTTgagttttgaaaatgtattctCCTTTTAACTAACTgatatcaacaacaataaaccAATCCGTAACAAGCAATTCCTTTTCTGACACCCTGCaataaacaaagattttttGTGAATACACCTGAGTAAGACTGATGTGTTTAATTGCAAgaacatatacttttttatatctttaatgACTTTTACATGTCTTTCGTCCAGTTGCTTTACACTTTATTTGTATGTACATAAACTGAAGATCAGCATATTAGCATCtttttgatgttatttattttaagtttatcttCCTGATGCCTTTTGTTTCAAGGATGTGAATTTACGGTGACAAACGAGTCGTCGACTAAGACAGTCTCCAAttacatgcaaaaataatatacatactCGTGTAGTATTGCTGtcaatatcttatttatttcaaaggagGGAAGACAATGGTTTAGAAACCATATCAACCATGATGTTATATCTTTAAACATCTGTGAACAGTTTCACGAAAGCGTGTGTTAAAAGATTAAATCATGTTTCTGTTATTTTGGCTTTGAATgtgtataaaaaatgaaagcatAGTAAACTTATAAAAAACAGTCATCATGTTAACATCATATTGCCATTTATTTTCTACAGGTTTAAGATTGCTTTAGCAATAGTCTCAATGACCAATTACACCTACTTACACCgctgaaatatcatttaattaaagGACCCTCTGGTGACCATTTGTGTCGTACAAGTGGAGTGACCCTCAAGTATGTTTCCGTTCCACAAACATCGCTCAgccttacatatatatataatcagttGATTATGACGTGTAAATGCATTAATGGGAACAAATCCCTTTGACctgttactttttaaataaaaccaattatATTGATGAACATTGTATGAATGTTGCAATTGAAAGAAACAATTGAATCGATCATTCTTACGAACTTTGAAGTGTAACATTGGTACATgccattttatattatataagacGAAATAAATGCGAACATATCGTTCCTGTTGTGGGATTTAGAATCTGGTCGTTATGAAATGCTTATATGTATTTCATTCATGAAATTCAgtatgaaatgaatataatcttttagataaatatatacacactaATATGAATTTACCAACTTTTTTTTAGACGAAAATATCTGTAATTCTACAGGAGTTTCGTGTTGTTGCTTCTGACAGTTTGCCCGTTCGTCCATCTTTCCGCGTCTgcttttaaccttttttttctaatatatgtCCGTCATTTTGACAGACCATCTTTCACCAGTGTTTTAATAATCTGTGAACCCCGCGCGACAGGAGACTTTGAACGTTTGTCAGTAAATAAATCATGCCTTTTAcacttgtttaaaattgtaCAGCATTAGCATTTTCTGTATTTGATAACAATCATAGAGCCCGTCCAAtgcagtgccttatttcatattatataggACTGTCTTTTATGTACATTGCTTGTCCTTCCTTCTGTAACTAGGTCGATTAGCATTGGGCTTTTCTCGTCTTTAAGTTAATTGGTATTTATATCAAGATGTAATACTAACGGAGGTAATTAATGTTCATCGAGCCATTATTAAGGGGCCAGTAACATTCAAAGTAACCAATGTGCTGTATTTCCTGCacattcattaaaatcaaacacacACAATGTAAGAGGCACAATGCTTCAATATAACACTTATTACACAACAGCTAgacttacataaaaaataatactgtcAGTGGTCGATTGTGTGGTACTCGCCTTGGCAAGGCCAACTCAGAATAGATCAGGAGAAACAATCAATTGACAAACAAGACATgtgtcagaaaaaaacacattacaaGTAACGTGAAATAAGTGTTAACAAATGTTAGAACAAAGTAATTCTTTTTGATGACCTCTCTTAGGTTATAAGCTAATACGACGTGTttagtttaaaatcatttttattttacagcaattgtgaaacaagttattactacattatattaatcactctcgttgacacgatataacgcgagagtgtggtcacgtgatgtgggggaaaccagTGTAACAGAGAAAagccacttgtctggcttggtgaccacattCTCACAAACTCACAAACTCAATTACCACACCAATGCTGCAGAACGTACTTCTTTGATTAAGTTAACATTGAACGAGTTCGCAGCACATTTGCTGATGAACAACGATTTCCGTGACATGCAAAGCCTCGATCTACTCCAACTTTATAGCAATAATTAACTTAAGTTCTAGACAGTATGACGTTTCTATGCATCATTATGCTTGTGAAGgacaaaaaaaatagtatgaTTCCATAATTCCTGTGCCTGTTGTTCGACGAGTGTAAAAAGTGTTATTGCCATGTCCTTGGTGAGTGAATCGACGGTGCCTGTGACATCGATGTCGTTTAAAGCATATAAATGTTGCCAGAATTCGGAAAGACTTAAAAATAATCACTTGAATCTTACTTTGACAATGTACGGCTCTGTTCGTTTACAAAACGCTTAGTTGACATTATCATTGGCAGTAcaaatttgtaaagaaaaaaacaacaatataataaatgttttagaggagggattttattttacattttttcccTATTCATGTTGTTGTATTTGCAATACAATACTCATGAAATATGCATTAATAGAAATTATAATGTTCTTTGCCTTGAGGAATCTGTACTTGTTATTTTGCGTTATGGTGAACAAGATAGAATACTGTGCATGCATATTGGTGATAGAACCTTTGGAATAATTACAAATATAGTAAATATTAGTGCAAATGGAAACAAACGTTATAGTTCAGCTCTAATGTGACGAAAGCCAACAGCTACGCTTGAGTCCGTTGCCTTGAAGTAAACCAATATTGGTATTCATTTTGAGAGGCAATTAAAAGGTATCCCTGGTGAGGATCAGACCAACAACATCCTTGTTAAAatgcagacacctataccactataCAACTCTTTCCTTTATTGTCATAtagttgataaaaataaaatttgttttgcagatatacattatttttcgaaGTATTTCTTTAAATCCCCTTTAGATCCCCTCGGTAATCAAGAACAGCCCGTTCTCATTCAACACTGTTATTGGTgatttcaataatattaataattgagTATTTACGTTCAGATTGAAGCGTATAGAGAAATTGCAACACACTTTATTGAACACAATTAATGTCTTACTAGGATTTAATGTAGTACACTGCATAGGGAAAGGTGATTTGATACGGGAACTCTTTTGTCAATTAAAGTTaataaatttggtaaaataaacacaattttgcGGTAATATAAGATTGTCGTTGTATTTTGCACAAAATCCTGCTAATTCGTACCACAAGTTGTTCGAAATCTTGATTTGCTTGCATTGAGAAGGGAAATGCCTAAACAAAATTATTGGCGATTCGTTCAAGTGAACTCAAATCATATATAGATTCCCAATGTATCAGCCTACAATATCAATGactaaattatattttagaGAAGTAATTTTATCTCTAACCGTCTCACCTATATTGCttttaagacatttaaacataaattcatTTGGTTTCAACGTAATTAGCTAATGGGGctttaaatgaatgataatatAATGCACGAGGAAACAACCTGACAATTCCGTTAATATCTGATTCCAAACCTTTAAGTTAAATAGATTGAAATTGCTAGTTCAGGTGCCTTAACTGTTTTCATACGTCAAAATCAGTTCACATAATGAAATGTTTCTACCTCAATCTTTTAAGCGCGATGGTGGAGCaggaaatgttcaaatattcaaagtATCTCCTTATGCAAAGGAAAACACTAGACTAAAACGAGGCTAGAGGAATGCATCTGAATACAAAGCGTTTATTTTACAACACAGGAGATTGTTGTCATAACCAATCATTCGAATTTGCTCAAAATGCACCTACCATTCagtaacaaaacatacatatgtaataacgtatgaaattctcaaaacatatatttttaaaacacaatcgCAAGGAAAAATCTACAAAATATTACACATGCAAGTGTATGTTACCTTTCTAAATAGTATAAACTTACAACAGGCCCGAACTCCTCGAAGCATTTTAATCTCCTTAATACAGCACTAAAATGAGCCAAGCATTTTTGATTTGGTAAATTTGATGTAATATATCCATTCTTTTGGAGTTTTCGGACTTTTAAAATTTTATCGTTATACTTATAGCAATAAACTCTTTTTGTAGGTACAATCTAGACTGAAGGAGATATTTGGCTCaataaaataagctacttatgCTTCAAAGCTGACACacgcatatatatatgtacattagaATTATAATCTAATTGATTAAACAAGTAAAGGCATACTGCACAAAGGTGTGACACCTAACCACTCTTGTTCAATTGAAGAGGGTCTAAACATTATTACTTCGCATTGCATTCTCGTTAGACTAACGCGTGGGTACGGAGTTCACGCATtgataataagtaaatattacTTCGCATTGCATTCACGTTAGACTAACGCACTGGTACGAAGATCACGCACTGATAATAAGTAAGTATTCAAAGTGGAATCAAATATCCATATGTCATAATTTATGTAAAGATCATGGCAATAAATTGTTAAGAATCTGCGAATAATACGCAAATGACACTTCTGGAAAGCGACTAACGCAAAGTTACAAGAGGAATTAGTCTTCTTGCTCACAATGTTGTATTGAGGCAATTTATATATCCTAAAACATTTGAGTACCCCCAcgaaatgtatattaaaatataataaatcatgcatatatttaCCTTTATTTTGCGTGGATGTCACTCGTTAGATCGTGCCGTTTATAAggattatttatatacaattgtttttaatttatcaatattaaaatgtttgtttaaaagcaACGGACTGTTCgattacaatgtatttattaacatGTTAAGGATCATATTTGCAAAAACAAGAATGAGCAGCTTTGTTGTTCTCCAAGATACAGACGACAGGACATtgcatgatcaaaatatgtTGTCGACACCAGCTTTGAAAACAAGGTCAGGTGACGAGACaaagaaaatgtataataaggattaagatgtttaagtgaAATAAATAGCTTGAGAAAACCTATACTTTGTTTAACtatcttagcattttatttAGATCAAATTAAAGGCTACAGTAACAAAGTTATCGCAGTTGTCTGTGTTTAAAATGATCATCTAACCAATTGTCTAAGTAATGCTTGTCGAAACTAAGAATTTGGAATCTGAGTGGAGAGGGCGAATTAACATCCCTATTAGTAAGTAAAATTAGACCACCCAAACGAAATTATGTTGTCTTTGACGTTAACTCAGACACTTTTGTTATGATTCGTAGACTGTAGACTGTAGGTTGGGTTATCTTAAAAGTAACGTTATAATTTCGTAAGAAGGACAGAATTTCGATAtaagtttttttgtgttttattgaaacagTGTTTGCCTTTAAAGCGCTAGATTTATATGTTTAAGTATTGTACGAATAAAGTTCAATTAACTTAATGGTGTTTAAGCAAAATACCTGGGTTTTCACGAACGAAATCTTAAATAAACGAGTGTTGTGCTATAATGGATAGGAGAAAAGCTGTATGTCGCACTAACTATGTTCGAAGTGGTCATTGGCATTCAAATGCGCCAATATCCTTTAACTTGAACTCTGGTGTGCGGTTAAACAATTTTTCAGTTCtcgtttttttcttgtttttttaaaatattactctTAGACATGTTAAGAGTTGGAAAaagtttatattcatttatattctaTTATTGATCAAGCTTATTAACAATTACCCTTATAGTCGGTTATGCACCTTAGTGaaattacaaacaaacacatttatttcgGGATTTAATGTCACAGAACATATGTTGCTAActtcttttgatataataaaactGTGTCCAAAGTTGTTTGTATTGGAGAGGGGTCAATAATGATTGGAATATATATCACTCAAatgatatttaacaaatggtgaaacatatttgaaaaccaatttaaaatttaaagcatAGAGGGGCAGATGACatttacagatatgatttataaaattgatGATAAGGCGCATGTATATAGATACCGTTTGAACTCCGTGTATACGCTGCAAATCTTGTTTACAAAGCGTTTTTGCTGCGGGTGAAACATAGACAAAATGCGACAAAGTGGTGGACACTTCAAGATCAGACACAATCGAATCTCCTTCTAAGCATTGTTTGAAGACATAAAGTGTTATCTACTGGGCCTTTGGATAGTTATGAATTGTCTTCAATCGCATTAAATTATACTCTTTCAGAGCGGATATAAGAATATAGCACATATAAAGAAACACCAAGATTATGAATTGCTGAATTACAGACTAATGTGCATCAAATATTCCAAACCGTAATTAAGCGACCTATAAGCGACATCAGTACCGTTTTTAACACCCTTTTCGGTTCTTAAGCTCGCATGCCtagttcatatatttacatcgGATAGTCGCGAGCTGTACcttgttcaaagacaaaaaaggtCCTTATAATCATATATACTGTGTTTACTGGTTCGTGTGTATTGAGGATATGTATGTTCTAATTATATGTGTTATGTATTTTCTGCGCATTTTAATACGGTTTGCGTATTTATTTGTTGTCGCAGTTCATATATTTTCATCGGATAGTCGCGAGCTGTCCCTTGTTCAAAGAC
This genomic stretch from Mya arenaria isolate MELC-2E11 chromosome 10, ASM2691426v1 harbors:
- the LOC128204550 gene encoding FMRFamide receptor-like, giving the protein MRTSTNMYLMSLAVCDSLYLLFCLTLSFLHCSNTDLSEEAFMYIPNAKVLSDLFSNTAVWLTVCFTLERFIAVRLPMRGKAWCTVSKAKVAILMTFIVCAVNTLPEFFETKIVEIPGNDSSHYICETTDFAETYSYHIGYYWWFVAIFTFAPLVLLAVFNSLLIKSVWQANRNRQLLSQTRVTGEANKANKEQHRVTVMLISVVLIFLVCQTPQALLLVYWSYVQANELPYHSDMVKIAGNVCNLLVQINASVNLFLYSYFSSKFRKTFKNVMCICRGYDEKCCVHRPLHHTLRGNSASRQSMTSLTLMSSSSIRSHRREKHSTRREIVYKMEKL